CGCCCGTGTGAAACTGGAACCGTTTGACAAAGGAATCATACTGCCGCATGAGCGGACGTTTTCCAAGGTCAAGTCCGAAAGGCTGCAACTGATGAAGTGTTGCCACGCCAATTTCAGTCCGATCTTCAGTCTTTTTTCAGATGGGGAGGATGACCTGTCGGCACTGTACAGGCTTGCCGATACGACCGTTCCTGAAGTGGACCTGGTCGACGATAAAGGCCACCGCCACTGTCTCTGGCCCATTTCAGACCCGCACATGATCCATCGGATCACCAGTTTTTTTCAGCACAAGATCATCTACATCGCCGATGGCCACCATCGATATGAAACGGCACTGAATTACCGCGATTGGGTGAAGGAAACCGATCCGTCCTACTCCCCTGATCATCCGGCCAATTTTGTCATGATGAGTTTGAGCAGCATTGAAGATCCAGGGATGATCATACTGCCTGCGCATCGGCTTCTCAAACAGGTTTCGGACCAGGAATTCGCCAGGCTGATGAACGGGATAACGGACTATTTCGATATTTTGTCATTTGACACGAGTGGCGGCATGGAGGCCGCACTTTCTGAATTCAGCGCTTCGCTGGCCGCACATTCGGATCGAAAGGCGATCGGATTCTTTTCCAGGGACAAGTCGCTCCTGCAGGTCATGACCCTGAAAGAGGGCGTGATGGCCAGGTTGTTAGGCGAAAAGATACCTGCCGCCCTGAGGGATTTGGATGTGACCGTATTGACGCAGCTGATCATGGTGCATGTGATGGGGTTTGACCAGGCCCGGCTCGACGATGAAACCAAGATCTCCTATCGCACCACGATATCGGATGCGGTGGCGGCCGCCATGGAAGGGGAGGCGGACCTGGCATTCATTTTGAATCCCACCAAAATCGATCAGGTGCGCCGGGTCGCCGAAAACGGACTGATCATGCCGAGAAAATCGACCTATTTTTTTCCGAAAGTGATTAGTGGGTTGGTGTTCAACCTGCTCCGGTAGTGTCCATTCACAGACGGCATCTTGCGCTCCATCTCTGCGTTCTCCCATTTTTGAGATCCTCGACGTAGAATGACTACGGCTGCGGTTTCAAAAATGGTGCGGCCTTGATCTGAACCCCAATCTACCATCTGTGAATGGACACCTGGCTTTTCCATTTTTTTATTTTCTGTTTGGGGTGCGGGCGGCCATGGCTCGATTTT
This Desulfatitalea tepidiphila DNA region includes the following protein-coding sequences:
- a CDS encoding DUF1015 domain-containing protein, producing the protein MAEVVPFQGVRYNPELIHEMADVVAPPYDVISPQEQDGFHQRHPNNVIRLILGQKFPSDSVHENVHLRAGRFFEAWRSENILIQDSTSAFYLTTVSFSWQGEQYRRSAIVARVKLEPFDKGIILPHERTFSKVKSERLQLMKCCHANFSPIFSLFSDGEDDLSALYRLADTTVPEVDLVDDKGHRHCLWPISDPHMIHRITSFFQHKIIYIADGHHRYETALNYRDWVKETDPSYSPDHPANFVMMSLSSIEDPGMIILPAHRLLKQVSDQEFARLMNGITDYFDILSFDTSGGMEAALSEFSASLAAHSDRKAIGFFSRDKSLLQVMTLKEGVMARLLGEKIPAALRDLDVTVLTQLIMVHVMGFDQARLDDETKISYRTTISDAVAAAMEGEADLAFILNPTKIDQVRRVAENGLIMPRKSTYFFPKVISGLVFNLLR